The following coding sequences lie in one Palaemon carinicauda isolate YSFRI2023 chromosome 7, ASM3689809v2, whole genome shotgun sequence genomic window:
- the LOC137644662 gene encoding uncharacterized protein, which translates to MGGPDEYSFADHGNMQPLSPRSGVPTKKKVFDETNRHRLLPPSVCNVGSSWHVANGVIRSSYRAFSREKIDANLGVAIGLDHVNITMCVIPKHNRSLDINFNERFHWIKTSDMREHYRSALVKGLPYPILTVAEYLTLDNEGFAWGRYYRNAGYYTNILLWSSFASWLLMNILMVNVPRYGAYMMVISGSFMCLATAIFYLLMPEKPLVMRFEEAIITFRLGWCFWLTLIVGSIMAISGMIISIVDWIYPHKFSTILEVDFDTPYDRHIIIEDSHDTRKRRFKIPRLEEPLNAGLTAGSRLLRRLSKRGKENNSENETNTVPGIDNHAFELEPTKSLRYSSIMMRTDSKKSTKSVNFRNASTRSQQFLDIPQLSDYEEKTKHFQRTDSKQSSISSASIASSPKSVNFEETAIPGPSVHPGGSTPVMPVGVNMLRQDSSQSVSSSLSSFGIGMLSRDPSIRKISNEENPHAPVTRNNSGNIIVFHRTDSRGQLQRLKDEVVEIQTDEMSDMW; encoded by the exons atgggcggccctgacgagtacagctttgctgatcatggcaatatgcaacccctttcaccacgttctgGTGTCCCCACTAAGAAA AAGGTCTTTGACGAAACTAACCGTCACCGATTACTTCCTCCCTCAGTATGCAATGTTGGTTCTTCCTGGCACGTCGCCAACGGAGTCATCAGGTCCTCCTACCGCGCCTTCTCCAGGGAGAAGATCGACGCCAACCTGGGCGTGGCGATCGGTCTCGACCACGTCAACATAACGATGTGTGTCATCCCCAAACACAACCGGAGCCTCGACATCAACTTCAACGAGCGCTTCCACTGGATCAAGACATCGGATATGAGGGAGCATTACAGATCAGCCCTGGTCAAGGGGCTGCCTTACCCCATCCTCACCGTGGCCGAGTACCTCACCCTCGATAATGAGGGCTTTGCCTGGGGAAGATACTACCGTAATGCAGGATATTataccaatattcttctgtg GTCGTCATTTGCCTCATGGCTGCTGATGAACATACTGATGGTGAACGTCCCCCGCTACGGAGCTTACATGATGGTCATCAGTGGAAGTTTCATGTGTCTCGCAACGGCAATCTTTTACCTTCTAATGCCAGAGAAGCCCCTAGTGATGCGATTTGAGGAAGCCATTATCACGTTCAGACTAGGCTGGTGTTTCTGGCTCACACTCATTGTGG GAAGCATTATGGCAATATCAGGGATGATAATTTCAATAGTGGACTGGATTTACCCCCACAAATTCTCCACTATCTTGGAAGTAGACTTTGACACACCTTATGATCGCCACATCATCATTGAGGATTCCCATGACACACGCAAGAGGCGTTTCAAGATCCCACGTCTAGAGGAACCCCTGAATGCCGGTCTCACTGCCGGCTCTAGACTTCTGAGACGTCTTTCCAAACGCGGAAAGGAGAACAACAGTGAGAATGAAACCAACACCGTCCCAGGCATTGACAACCACGCCTTCGAACTGGAACCCACCAAGTCTCTTCGGTACTCGAGCATCATGATGCGAACAGATTCCAAGAAATCTACAAAGTCCGTCAACTTTAGGAATGCATCTACAAGATCACAGCAATTTTTGGATATTCCGCAGTTGTCTGATTACGAAGAGAAAACAAAGCATTTCCAGAGGACAGACTCTAAACAGAGCAGCATTTCATCTGCGTCGATAGCGTCTTCGCCCAAAAGCGTTAATTTTGAAGAAACTGCGATACCAGGACCTAGTGTCCATCCCGGAGGGTCGACTCCTGTCATGCCCGTTGGTGTTAATATGTTGAGACAGGATTCAAGTCAATCCGTGTCTTCCTCATTATCTTCATTTGGTATCGGCATGTTGTCCCGAGACCCAAGCATTAGAAAAATATCCAATGAGGAGAACCCTCATGCCCCCGTTACAAGAAACAATTCTGGAAACATTATTGTCTTCCACAGAACTGACTCTAGAGGCCAACTGCAAAG GTTGAAGGACGAGGTCGTAGAAATTCAAACTGACGAGATGTCTGATATGTGGTAG